TAGTAATGCTAACAGTGGGTACAGCAATTACTCTTGGTGTAGTGACTAGTCTAGGCAAGGATGAGATAGAGGTGAAGCTCCGCCGGCCAGTAGCAGCCTGGGAGGGTGCCCGGGTAGCGATATCGAGGCAGGTTCTAGGACGCTGGAGGCTGGTTGGATGGGGTATAGTAAAAGGCTAAAACGCGTAGTCTACGACACAAGCATCCTTATGCTCCTCTACGACGGTGTGGATGTTTTTGAGGAAAGCGCGTCGCTCCTTCTATCTAGTCCCGAGTGTATCATTCCAAGCCAGGTTGTGGAGGAGCTCAGGAGGCTCGCAGAGAGGGCTAGCTCGATACACCGTAGAAGAGCAGCACGTCTAGCGCTAGAGGCAATAGAGAGGAAGAAGTGTCGAATAGTGGATATTGAGGCGGACAATACAGATGATGCTATAATATCCATAGTTGTGAATGATCCAGAGGCTATTGTAGCTACAGCGGATAACGAGCTACGGCGACGGCTAAGGGAGATGGGTCTCCCTAACATATACTACCGTAGATCGCGACATGGACTAATGCTTGAAGGCGCTTAGCTATAGTTAATAAACATGTTGCTATACTGTTATTAGCTGAGAGGCGGTCACACTTAATACTTCCCAGCTTCTAGGCTTGGGCTTGGCGCTCTTAAAGGGTAGTGTAGCAACGCTGAGGCCGCCCGAGGGTGACAACTTGTACATGATTTACCGGGTTAGAGACACGGTTCGGATACCGCCGAGTCTATTCGGCAAACCTCTTGAAGAGGCTGCGCTGCAAGTGCTCACAGAGAAGTATGTTGGGTACGTCCATCCTGATATGGGGATAATAGTGGCTATATTCGATGTCAAGGTTAAAGAGGAGGGGCGGATAATACCCGGCGATGGCGCTACTTATCACGAATCCGAGTATAGTGTACTTGCGTTTAGGCCTCAAGTGAAGGAGGTCGTTGAAGGTATAGTGGTTAACGCGCAGCAATACGGATTATGGGTAAACCTTGGCCCTGTTGAGGGCTTTGCACATGTGACACAGCTCATGGATGATCGTGTAGTGTTTGATCCTCAGCGTAGAGCGCTCATAGGAGAGCGTAGTAGGCGTATAGTAGAGATCGGTGATGTTGTAAGGGCAAGGGTAGTATCGGTGTCAATACCTTCAGAGCCAACAATGAGGCCGAGGATACAGCTTACACTAAGACAGCCCTATCTCGGTAAGCCAGAGTGGTACCAAAAAACCAAGCAAGAGTCCAGCTGAAAGGTAATAAGCCTGGTTAACAATGTTTTCGATCTTGTCGTGAGTCTCGCAGCCCTCTAGACTATCAAGGAAAAATCATACCCATTCGCACTGTATCTTTAGTACCTCTGCCTCGTATAATGTTAACACAATATGATGGAGGCGAAGTAACCGTGTCTGCAAGGAGAGTCAAAGTACCACCCTTCAAAGCATGTAGGAAGTGCAAAAGCCTAGTGCCGCGGGAGGCCACTCGGTGCCCAGTTTGTGGCTCTACGGATATATCTGAAGATTGGGAGGGAACACTCGTAGTCATAAACCCGGAGATGTCGCTCATAGCAAAAAGGCTTGAGATAAACCGGCCTGGAAGATACGCAATAAAGGTACGGTAAGGTAGTAATAGGCTAGCAATATGGAGTTGAAAGTTTGGTAGGCTCTCGGGTGTTTTATACCATGGGTGTGCTGGGCTCCATTTTCTGTATGCCAGAGGAGCTTAGACCTCTTCTCGCGTCACGTGCGCCGCGCAGCATGCTAGTTCCTAGTCTTAACTATGTAGAGTCAATGCTAAGGTATGCTAGGCTAATAGTTGTAGGTGATAGAGTTACGAGAGACGCCCTAAGCCTAGGCTTAAGACCGGTACTCGCTGTATACGATTGCACGGAAATGCGCTACAATGTAGAGTGCCCAGAACTGCCAAGGGACTATCGCCGGGTCCATGTAGCTAATCCACGTTCATCGATATCCTTAGAGGCGCTTAACGCTATTCGTGACGGTATCCGCTCGGGACGTTATACTGCTATCCAGGTCAAGGGTGAGGAGGATCTACTAGCCATACCGGCCATCCTGTACGCCGATGTGGACTCTATAGTGGTTTATGGGCAGCCCTCGCGTGGCGTCCTACTAGTTCATGTAGACTGGTATGTTAAGAGGCTAGCCTGGAGCTTGCTGCGCATGTTCCAACCATGTGATGTGCCGCTGGAAAAGGCTAAAGAATAAACCCGGGAGGTCTGCTGCTCTGCACGGGGCTAGATAGTAGAGGGTATTGCGAGGTGGCGGTAGTGTCTCAGCCAAGTACGCCTATGGATGTGATTGAGCTACTAAGACCTAAGGATGGGAAAAAGCTTGAGGTAGACCTAGGCGAGGGCTACGAGGTCTACGCGGTAAAGGACTGGTATAACCCGCTGATAAAGCGCCGTGAGCTAGACGTAATAATACTCCACGTGGGTAAGCCTACTCCGAGCCGCATGAAGCTCCGCTATGCCTTCTCCAAGGCTCTAGGTGTTGACATCAAGAGGCTCTACATCAGGAAGGTCCTAAGCGAGTACGGTGTTGGGAGGACAAAGGCCGAGATACACGTATATGACACTCCAGAGCGTGCGCTACAGTTCGAGCCTAAGTACATTATAGAGCGTAACAAGCTGCCAGAGGAAGAGGAAGAAGAGTAAACCCTCCCATAACATGGTCGTAGCGGGGTGAGCCGGTATGGCGAAGGAGGGGCTTAAGCTCTACGTGCACAAGCTATACGAGTACGACTATAACACTGGTACAATAAAGCGAAAGAACAAGATATGCCCACGATGCGGCAGCTTCATGGCGTTCCACAAGAAGCCGGTGCCGAGGTGGCATTGTGGTAAATGTGGCCACACAGAGTTCGTCAGAGAAGCTAAGGGGTGACCCCAGCAAGCTATACCACGGGCTAGACTGGAGCCGCGAAACCTATGTTCTCGGCATCGAGTCTACGGCTCACACTTTTGGCGTAGGTATAGCCTCTACAAGACCGCCCTACATTCTGGCTAATGTCCGCGACGTATACCGCCCAGAGAAGGGTGGTATACACCCTAGAGAGGCGGCTAGCCACCACGCCAGGGTCGCACCTAGAGTCCTCTCCGAGGCTTTGCGACAGGCAGGCCTCAGTATAGGCGATATAGACGCTATAGCCGTAGCTCTTGGGCCAGGGCTCGGCCCGGCGCTCCGAGTAGGCGCTACGATAGCCCGTGGGCTTGCCGCATACTACTCGAAACCACTTGTGCCGGTAAACCATGCACTAGCCCACATAGAGATAGGGAGACTTGCTACAGGGCTCAAAGACCCGCTAGTCCTCTACGTCTCTGGAGGAAATACGATGGTGGCGGCTTTCGCTAAGAAGCGCTACCGCGTCTTCGGCGAGACGCTTGACATAGCTCTAGGCAATCTCCTAGATACGTTTGCGAGGGATGCAGGCCTCGCACCGCCATACATAGTAGAAGGGCTCCATGTTGTGGACCGGTGTGCTCAGGAGGCGGAAAAGCCGGCAGACCTCCCCTACGTCGTCAAGGGGATGGATGTATCGTTCTCTGGACTCCTAACAGCTGCCCTCCGGATGTGGAAGAGCCGAGCGGCTGAGCGTCCCTCCATATGCCTTGGACTACGGGAAGTAGCCTACGGAGCAGCTGTAGAGGTAGCAGAGAGAGGGCTAGCCCATACGAGAAAGAAGAGCATCCTGGTCACGGGCGGTGTTGCAGCTAGCCCTGTGCTCCGGAGCAAAATAGAAGACATGGCTAGGTATCATGGTGCGCTGGCTGGGTATCCACCTCTACCCCTAGCGGGAGACAATGGAGCCATGATAGCGTGGGTCGGCCTCCTAAACTTTCTAGCAGGTATAACAATTAGGCCCGAGGAAGCTGTGGTGAAGCAGCGTTGGAGGCTCGACAGCGTGGAGGTACCGTGGCGCTAGAGGGCCTCGAAGAGCTAGGCGAGCCTCAGTACAAGGGCGCGGAAGCCTACGTCTACATAGTGGAGTGGCTAGGCAAGAAAGCTGTACTCAAGCTACGAGTACCCAAGACATACCGCCACTATCTTCTGGACAAGAGGCTCCGATGGCGCCGGACAATCAACGAGGCAAGAACAGTCCTTGCTGCACTGGAGCTGGGCGTGAATGCTCCAGCAATATACTATGTCAACCCTGTAGCCGGAGTAATAGTTATGGAGTATATCGATGCCCCTAGCCTCTACGAGATTATAGAAGCCAAACCCGAGGCAGCTAAAGAGTATGCACGACGCCTAGGCGAAGCCGTGGGGATTCTTCACGAGACTGGTATAAGCCATGGCGACTTGACTACAAGTAATGTACTCGTAAAAGATGGTGAGGTATACCTTATAGACTTTGGGCTAGCATCGCTGAAGAGTAGTGAGCGCGAGCAAGCTGTCGATGTCCACTTGTACATGCGTAGCCTCGAGTCAACGCATCCTGAACACGTGGATAGCTTGCTCGAAGCCTTCCTAGAGGGCTATAGCTCTACACGGGGGAGTTCATGGACAGAGAAGATTATGCAGCTAGTACGTGAGATAAGGCTTATGGGTAGATACCGGGAGGAGAGGCGGACAGCATGGCGCCAGGAAGAGTGATTTACGTTGCGACTTCAAACATGCATAAGGTAGAGGAGATAAACGCTGTCCTCCAAGAATGTGGATATCGCGTTGAGCCTATAGATGCGCCTAAGCTGGAGATACAGGGAGATCTAAAGCGCGTAGCCCTCTATGCAGCAGCGACCGCCTACAGTATAGTCGGGAAGCCGGTCCTCGTAGAAGATGCCGGTCTCTTCATAGAGGCTCTTCGCGGATTCCCAGGGCCATACTCATCTTACGTCTACAAAACTATAGGTATTGATGGCATCCTGCGCTTGATGAAAGGTGTTGATAATAGGCGGGCATACTTCTACTCGGTAATAGCTCTCGCATATGGTGGTGGTTTAGCCTTATTCGAAGGCAGATGCGACGGATACATCGCCGATGGGCCTCGCGGTGACAAGGGCTTCGGGTTTGACCCCATATTCATACCTGAGGGAGACAATAGAACCTTTGCGGAGATGGATGTAGAGGAGAAGAATAAGTACTCTCACCGTGCCCGCGCGGCGCGTGCTCTATGTAGTTGGCTAGAGAGGAATCAACAAGTGCTAACCAGCTAGACCCGGCAGCGCTAATAGAGTTTATTAGGCCCGAGAAGCGCTCCCCGCCTCCATGGCCTAATCCGGGATCCCCCTGGGGAAGCCCCGGGAGTAGGGGCTTCCACAGCGGCTATGGCTCCTACTCGCCGGGAGAGGTGTAGAAGTTATGGCTGGTAAGAGGAGAAAGAAGGGTAGATCACATTCCACAAGGCCTGCTAGCCCAACCGTGCCGAAGTGGGTGCAGTATGACCCAGAAGAGATTGAAGAGATAATCGTGGACCTAGCGAGGAAGGGCTACGGCCCCAGCATGATAGGCATTATTCTGAGAGACCAGTTCGGTATACCGTTGGTAAAGCCCATACTAGGCAAGACGATAGTCGAGGTCCTCGAGGAACACGGAATAAAGATGGTAGTTCCCGAAGACCTCTTCCGCCTAATAGAGAAGGCTGTAAACCTACGTCGCCACCTAGAGGAGCACCCCAAGGACACTCACGCCAAGAAAGGTCTATTGGACCTAGAGTCCAAGATACGCAGGCTAGCAGAGTACTACAAGAGGGTAGGGAAGCTGCCGAAGGACTGGCGCTACGACCCACAGCGCGCAAAGCTGCTAATAGCGGGCGGTCTCTACCAGGAGCAGTAAGCCCTCTAGGGCTACTTCAGTCTACACCTAAAGTTTCTCTTACAAGCCTCTGCTCCTTTGAGTCTATTATACTTTCTTACAGCCTCCTTGTAGAGGAGAAGGCAATTCTAGCCAGTCTTCAGCCCTGTATACGCTATGGGGATACTCTAGGTTGAGCCTTGACGAGGCGTTATCGAAGTTTGTTAACGAGAAAGAGGCTGCCCTCCTAAGGCCTTCGGCAAGTCAGATAGCTGCAGCTACGAAGGACTACGGCTACTTGGAGATATATGCCTACCCGTCGCTTGACGCGGCCCTAGCATCTGCTATAGCCGTGAACATATTTACACGGAACAATATCGAGTTCGTGCTGTACTTCACCCCAGTGCCACCCAGCGAAATAGATGCTCCCGCCCTCCTGCTCGGCTACCCCTCCTCCGTAGCACACGACGTAACACCTCGCAAGCCTTCAGCGCTCATAGGGCCGGGCGAGAAGCCACAGGGACTACTCCCCCTGGCCGTAACTAGTAGCCCTACTTCTAGCACAGCAAGCCTACTCGCAGGAGTACTATCCGAGATAACAATAGTGGGCTATCCAGCAGTATACAGTATCGTCGCAGCCTACTGGCGTGGCCTCGACGTAGGCAAGCGCGGCGAGTTTGTGGGCTTCGAGAACGGCATAATAGAGATGCTAAAGCTCGAAAACAAGGTGGAGGAACACTTTAACCTAAGACTATTCCGTTGGCTCTTCGAGCCTACTGAGGAGGCACTCTACTTGACCCTTGAACCCTTCATCCCAGGGATCAGCGGCAAACCGGAGGAGGCCCGCCGGCTCCTCGAATCCGATGCTAGGCTAACACAAGTGCTGGGCAAGACGATGGAAGAGGCCCCTGAGCAATCCGTAGCCGTGCTTGGAGAAAAGCTCTACACGATACTCAAAGAGGCGAGTAGTATACCCCGCAAGCCCTCCGAGCTAATAGGTGTCTCCTACTATAGCCGGCCAGCCCCACTAAAGGATCTAAGAGAGGCAGCCATAGTGCTAGCAGTGTACGGCGAGAAGCAAGGGCTCCCTTCTCTCTCGTCGCTGGGTGTCGCGGAGGAGCTTGTGGCTGGCGCAGCCTACTATAGGTACACGAAGCTATTCGACTCAATAGTTGAAACCGTAGAGGCTAATGCCGCCAAGAAGAGACCCCAAGTGCAGAGAAGCGGCCACTTCACTATAGCCCTCCTAGAGCGTGTGGGCGAGGCACCGCTCCTTCCTGTTGAGCGTATACTCCGCAGGCTAGGAGTTGTAAGGGAGCAGGAAGTAGCAGCATACCCCGTAGACAAGTCGAGCGTAGTAGTAGTATCTATGGAGAGTCTTCTTGACTACTACGGTATAGGAGTAGTAAGAGAAGCTATTGAGGCGAATTGTCTACGCTACATCGAGGGCGGGCTCCTTGGGGAGCTTAGGCTTGGCTGTCAACTCTGAGTTGTCTATACGTGTTAGTCTTCGGATACACAGTGTAGGCTGCAGCCTGGCTGAGGCTATAGCTGCCGCTATACGCCCCGATAACAAGACAGCACCTCCTTGGATGAATATAGTTGAGCGTGTTGAGGGAGACGACCTGGTCATAGAGGTTACAGCGCGCGTCGGAGAGGCGAAGAGGATAGGATCTATCAGGAATACTGTAGACGAGATTCTCGAATACCTATACTCTCTGCTCCGGAGCATAGAGGAGACTACTAAGACTTTAAAGCAGTCCGGAGACACGCACGGCGGTACCGGGGCAGTGGGTAATGAGCCGCAGACCCGGCGGGACTAGAGATAAGTGGCGTCTAAAGAAATGGTACGAAGTAATAGCACCACCAGTATTCGGGAATGTGAGCCTCGGCACTACCCCGGCCGACGACCCGCGTAAGCTAATTGGCAGAGTAATGGAGACAACCCTCTACGACATAACCGGCGACTTCTCGCTCGTGCATGTACACTTGTTCTTCCAGATAACCGATGTAGACGAGGAGAACCTCAAGGCATTCACCAGGTTTAAGGGCCACGAGCTAGCCCGCGACTACATGAAGAGCCTCATAAGGAGGAAGAGCAGCAAGGTTCAGGGTATATACAACGTGGTCACCAAGGATGGGTACGGTCTCCGTATAACTGGCGTTGTCCTCACAACATACCGGTGTAAGACAAGCCAGAAGAAAGCCATTAGGAAGATAATGGGTAACATAATAACTAAGCGTGCATCCGAGATGACACTAGACGAGCTCATAAAGGCGATGCTCTTTGGTCAGCTAGCTAACGAGATATTCGAAGAGGCAAAGAAGATATACCCACTACGTAAGGTCGAGATATACAAGTCAAAGCTGCTAACAGTGCCAGGTCCCGACGGTAAGCCACAGCCCGCAGTAGTAGTATCCCCGCTAATGTATGAGATACGTTAACGAGCTTGCCGGGATCCAGAGTTTGTTTTTACTATTAGACTATTCTCGTTGTGAAGATTGTTTATCCCGTCTATCCCACCCCGAGCAGAGGCCACACTAAACAATTTCTACCGTCTTTGCTCTCCGGAATTTGTGTAGCCAAGTTCTGCTAGGGCAAGCTGGAGCTTGTAGAGACGGCTAAGCAATAATAGAAAGAGGGTCTACGCAAGGCTGCTTCTTGCTTGGAGGGTCGGCTATTGGCTAGCCGCGAGTGTCAGCTGCTACTAGTCAAGACTATCCTCGGCATGGAGCGCGTAGCTGCCAGCTATATAGCCGAGATGGACCCTGATGCTCGCATAGAGCCTGCACCCCGGGGATTTAGAGGCTTAGTGCTCGTCGAGGCCTCCAAGGACAAGTATGAACTAGCCCGGGAGATCGAGGCTAAGGTGCCAGAGGTCGAAAAGGTAGTAGTCGCTGAGGCCTGCACGGAGGCCGATCCTGCTAAAATAGCTGAAACAGCAGCAGCTCTGGCTCCCCGCTTTATATCGAGCAATGAGACCTTCGCGGTAAGAACAGTGAGGCGTGGAAGGCATGGCTTCACTAGCATTGATGTAAATGTTGTAGTAGGTGATGCAGTGAGACGCGCCACAGGTGCACAAGTCAACCTTAGATACCCTGATAAGGTTGTGGCTGTGGAAATAATACAGGATTTGGCGCTTATCGCGTTCTACCCTGGATCGCGTGAATGGCGCAAAATGAAGCCTGGCAAGTATCCCTTATACAAGCTCTTCCGCCGATTCTCCATAGTGCAGATGCCATACCTTGGCCCTCTTGATGCTTGTAGGACTATGGGCGTAAGAGTTGGGAGAGAAGTCCAGAACTTCGAGGTAGGCGAACTAGTAGTAGCGCCGATAGGATTAGTCGATGCCCGGCAGCTCTATGAGTTTCTCGGAGGAGTATTTGAGGGTATAGAGTCACGCTACCAGATACAACGTAGAAGCTATGGTAGAGATGTCCGCCGTGTGCCCGTATACGTGCAGGACCTGTACCAGTTAGTCAGGAGCAGGCACGGCGAGCCCATAATAGTGTTTGAGCCCGAGGGCGACCCAATATCGAAACGTGCTAAAGACGTGCTGGAGATAGTGAAACGCGGTAGAAGGGTGACATTACTCTTCGGCTCACGTGAAGGGATACCAGAGGGTGTCTACAGGTTTGCAGACCTAGTCCTTGACATAGCACCGGGGATAACACTATCGACGGAGTATGCAGCTGCCGCAGCCCTCATAGCTATAGGAAGTGTTGTGCATGACGAGCTAGCAGCTGAGCAGGTGAACGGCGAGGATTCAGCTGCAGACAAGCAGCCTAAGGATGCAGCCTAGGCACTCCTCATGCTAAGAAAAGAGGTAGACCACCTTAGGCGGGCACGCTCTTTGCCTTTAGCAGTCTCGCTATCTGCTTAGCCAGAATAGGGTCTCTACGCCCGAGTTCTCTCACAAGACGGCGTAGATTCTGGGCTGGGTCCGGCCTTCTTGGCTGTCTTCGGCGCCTCCTAGGTATGGCTGGCTGCGGTGGTTCAACGTAGTCTCTTATGTCGTTGAAGAGTGCCTCCCTGGCATCATCCAGCTTTGCGGGCTCTAGAGTAGCAGCAGTAGCCTCCTCTAGTATCGCCTTAACTTCTTCTAGTGGTGCTTCGGTCTTTATTGCCTCCTCAAGTTCAGCCTTTACAGCCTTAATGAACTCTTCATCCTTGTTCTGGGAGGCCATGTAGAGGAAGGTGTTGGCCACAAGCCCGGATAGTATGCCAGCTATGCGCCTTGCCTCGCCTAGTCCAGAGTCCACTGGCTTCAGAGGTGTATAGAGTGCGTCAGCGGCGGCAACTAGTGCTCTAGCGCAGCTTGCAGGCTCAGTGTTTTCGCCTAGGCATGCTGCCTCTACATAGCTGATAGCCTTCTCGAAAATCGATGCCATTATGTTGCGCCAGGCCACGCCGCAGCGCCTCCATGCCAGCCTCTAGCCATGTAAGGGGTCTGGCACCGCGACTTAGACGATTCTGGAGTAGGGTTATATGGTTATACCACGGCATGCCAGTCACTATCTTACAGTATGGGCAAGCGTCGTTAGCAACTAATTAGCCCTATGGGTGTTTTGGAGGCCCTTGGGGAAGAGTGTCATGAAGCGCATACTCATACTCTCGGACATCCATGGCGCGGTTGCGAAGGCCAAGAAACTTGCAAACTTGAAGCGGGACTTGACTATAGTGGCTGGAGACATCTCCAGCTGTGGATCCATAGAGGAAGCTAGAGCTGTACTAGGAGAGCTTGCGCGACACTCGCCAGTAGTATGGATACCGGGTAACTGTGATAGCCCAGAGCTGCCCAGCATAGAGATTGAGGGCACACGATGTATCCACATGAGGCTGTATAATCACTATGGGTTAGCCTTAGCTGGTGTGGGGGGTTCGATACATACTCCTTTCGGCACGCCGTTCGAGTATAGCGAGGAAGAATTCCGAGCAATGCTCAGCAAACTAGAGGAAGTCATAACCGGAAACAGTAGTGACAGCTTGATACTAGTATCACATACGCCGCCCTATATGAGTGGGCTGGATCGGGTACGAGGAGGCGCCTACGTTGGTAGCCTGAGTCTCCGCGAGTTTGTGGCACGGGTAAAGCCGCGCCTGCTAGTCACTGGGCACATACATGAGGCGTGGGGTGTCGCAAGCGTTGAAGGAGTGCTTACCGTCAATCCCGGTCCGCTAGAAGCTGGGAGGTATGCAGTTGCCGACATAGAGCCGGACAAGGATATTGTGAGGATACGTCTCGCGAAACTACCTGAGACCGGGGACTAGGGTCGAATACTCGATGGGTGTGTGGAGAGGAGGCTCAGTAATCCCGGCCTGGTGCTGCTCCACACCACGGATTCGGCGAAGAGCGCTCACATCATAGCCTCCTTGCTCTACGTACGCTGAGTAATGGCTTGTGAGTAGCAGTATATTAATTCTGGGCTTCACAGCACGCCGTGCCCGGGGGTGTAGAGAAGAGTGTCGACCTCCGGGCTCAAGGGCATAAACGCTGTCGGCCACAGAGGCTGGGTAGAAGTCAAGTGTAGGATCTGTGCCAAGAAGCTAGATATAACGCTAGACATAGTGTATGCGTGTCAGCACTGTCGTGACCGCTACGACGCATACTTCTGCACGGCCGATGCGAGGAGGCTACACTACCGTTGCCCCTTCTGCGGCCGTGAACTCCAGCCCATAACTCCCTGGATAGCCCAGAAGCGCCGCTAACTAGCCTAAGCCCCGGCTTCACGCAATTTTAACGGCACCTTCATTCTACACATCTCTCTTTGTACGCACCACAATACAATAATGTCTCGGCTTGTAGTATATGCTTTAGCCTTAGTCTTGTAGCAGCTTACGAATATGATACGGAATAGCTGCGGTGAATAGTGCTATGAAAGTACCTCCTGCAGCTGAGCAACCAGAGATCGTGGAAGCGTGGCGAGACGTTAAAGAATACTGGTATGAAACTTTTAGAAGAGTTCTCCTAATCCGTGATGCGACTGGCTGTATAATTCTCTCATTCGACGTCTATAGTAAACTTGACAGGCTTCCTCAGGAGTACAAGATAGTGTCTAGACTTGACACCGGAGCTCCTGTTGAGATTATATATGCTGATGTTAGTAATTTAGTTGATGGAATTGATGATCTGAAGCCGGATAAGGTGGAAATCGCAATAATTCATTCACATGGCGAGGTAGGCGAGCGCTACGAGATTAGTGATGTAAGGATAGTATGCTGTAGTTGTCGCGACTTATCCTACGAGGAGGTTTACAACATCTACCGGGTTATCGTGGAGCGTATTGAGCAGCGTAGTCCGGAGAGCAACGCTCTAGAGCCGCCTAAACCAGTTGAAAGAGTCTACAGTACTAGGCTCGCAAACAGTAGGAGGCGAGGCTACTCCTAGGGAGGAGCCTCAAGCCCGGAGTATTATAAGGGGAGTATTGCCGTCTAACCATAGATAAGGGATGTGCGAGTTATGCCTATGCCATTCTCCACACTGGCTGAAACCTTCGAGAAGCTGGAGCGGGTCACATCGCGTACACAGATGCTCTTGTACCTGGTAGAACTCTTCAAGAAGACACCACCGGATGTGATAGACAAGGTTGTCTACTTCCTACAGGGTAAGCTCTGGCCCGACTGGAAAGGCCTGCCAGAGCTTGGTGTTGGCGAAAAGCTTCTCATAAAAGCAGCTGCTATAGCACTCCATGTCTCTGAACATCAGTTAGAACAGATGGCTAAAAGACTAGGTGACATAGGTCGTACTATAGAGATAATTAAGACTGAGAAAGAGAAGAAAGCTTCAGCCCCAGGACTACTAGCATTCATGAAGAAGCCGAGTACAAGTACAACAGGGCTTACCGTTGAGAAAGTCTACGATACATTGGCAAAGATAGCACTGGCGCAAGGAGAGGGAAGCCGAGACATAAAGCTAAAGTTGCTCGCGGGGCTGCTAGCTGAGGCTTCTCCCAAAGAGGCCAAATATATTGCACGTTTCGTTGAAGGACGTCTAAGGTTAGGAGTAGGAGATGCAACAATCATGGAGGCTCTTGCA
The window above is part of the Pyrodictium delaneyi genome. Proteins encoded here:
- a CDS encoding PIN domain-containing protein; this translates as MGYSKRLKRVVYDTSILMLLYDGVDVFEESASLLLSSPECIIPSQVVEELRRLAERASSIHRRRAARLALEAIERKKCRIVDIEADNTDDAIISIVVNDPEAIVATADNELRRRLREMGLPNIYYRRSRHGLMLEGA
- a CDS encoding DNA-directed RNA polymerase, with translation MALLKGSVATLRPPEGDNLYMIYRVRDTVRIPPSLFGKPLEEAALQVLTEKYVGYVHPDMGIIVAIFDVKVKEEGRIIPGDGATYHESEYSVLAFRPQVKEVVEGIVVNAQQYGLWVNLGPVEGFAHVTQLMDDRVVFDPQRRALIGERSRRIVEIGDVVRARVVSVSIPSEPTMRPRIQLTLRQPYLGKPEWYQKTKQESS
- the spt4 gene encoding transcription elongation factor subunit Spt4, translating into MSARRVKVPPFKACRKCKSLVPREATRCPVCGSTDISEDWEGTLVVINPEMSLIAKRLEINRPGRYAIKVR
- a CDS encoding GTP-dependent dephospho-CoA kinase family protein, with amino-acid sequence MGVLGSIFCMPEELRPLLASRAPRSMLVPSLNYVESMLRYARLIVVGDRVTRDALSLGLRPVLAVYDCTEMRYNVECPELPRDYRRVHVANPRSSISLEALNAIRDGIRSGRYTAIQVKGEEDLLAIPAILYADVDSIVVYGQPSRGVLLVHVDWYVKRLAWSLLRMFQPCDVPLEKAKE
- a CDS encoding 30S ribosomal protein S24e, whose amino-acid sequence is MSQPSTPMDVIELLRPKDGKKLEVDLGEGYEVYAVKDWYNPLIKRRELDVIILHVGKPTPSRMKLRYAFSKALGVDIKRLYIRKVLSEYGVGRTKAEIHVYDTPERALQFEPKYIIERNKLPEEEEEE
- a CDS encoding 30S ribosomal protein S27ae codes for the protein MAKEGLKLYVHKLYEYDYNTGTIKRKNKICPRCGSFMAFHKKPVPRWHCGKCGHTEFVREAKG
- the kae1 gene encoding KEOPS complex N(6)-L-threonylcarbamoyladenine synthase Kae1, with protein sequence MVNVATQSSSEKLRGDPSKLYHGLDWSRETYVLGIESTAHTFGVGIASTRPPYILANVRDVYRPEKGGIHPREAASHHARVAPRVLSEALRQAGLSIGDIDAIAVALGPGLGPALRVGATIARGLAAYYSKPLVPVNHALAHIEIGRLATGLKDPLVLYVSGGNTMVAAFAKKRYRVFGETLDIALGNLLDTFARDAGLAPPYIVEGLHVVDRCAQEAEKPADLPYVVKGMDVSFSGLLTAALRMWKSRAAERPSICLGLREVAYGAAVEVAERGLAHTRKKSILVTGGVAASPVLRSKIEDMARYHGALAGYPPLPLAGDNGAMIAWVGLLNFLAGITIRPEEAVVKQRWRLDSVEVPWR
- a CDS encoding Kae1-associated kinase Bud32, whose amino-acid sequence is MEARQRGGTVALEGLEELGEPQYKGAEAYVYIVEWLGKKAVLKLRVPKTYRHYLLDKRLRWRRTINEARTVLAALELGVNAPAIYYVNPVAGVIVMEYIDAPSLYEIIEAKPEAAKEYARRLGEAVGILHETGISHGDLTTSNVLVKDGEVYLIDFGLASLKSSEREQAVDVHLYMRSLESTHPEHVDSLLEAFLEGYSSTRGSSWTEKIMQLVREIRLMGRYREERRTAWRQEE
- a CDS encoding XTP/dITP diphosphatase; the protein is MAPGRVIYVATSNMHKVEEINAVLQECGYRVEPIDAPKLEIQGDLKRVALYAAATAYSIVGKPVLVEDAGLFIEALRGFPGPYSSYVYKTIGIDGILRLMKGVDNRRAYFYSVIALAYGGGLALFEGRCDGYIADGPRGDKGFGFDPIFIPEGDNRTFAEMDVEEKNKYSHRARAARALCSWLERNQQVLTS
- a CDS encoding 30S ribosomal protein S15 — protein: MAGKRRKKGRSHSTRPASPTVPKWVQYDPEEIEEIIVDLARKGYGPSMIGIILRDQFGIPLVKPILGKTIVEVLEEHGIKMVVPEDLFRLIEKAVNLRRHLEEHPKDTHAKKGLLDLESKIRRLAEYYKRVGKLPKDWRYDPQRAKLLIAGGLYQEQ
- a CDS encoding KEOPS complex subunit Pcc1; this translates as MAVNSELSIRVSLRIHSVGCSLAEAIAAAIRPDNKTAPPWMNIVERVEGDDLVIEVTARVGEAKRIGSIRNTVDEILEYLYSLLRSIEETTKTLKQSGDTHGGTGAVGNEPQTRRD
- a CDS encoding 30S ribosomal protein S3ae, which translates into the protein MSRRPGGTRDKWRLKKWYEVIAPPVFGNVSLGTTPADDPRKLIGRVMETTLYDITGDFSLVHVHLFFQITDVDEENLKAFTRFKGHELARDYMKSLIRRKSSKVQGIYNVVTKDGYGLRITGVVLTTYRCKTSQKKAIRKIMGNIITKRASEMTLDELIKAMLFGQLANEIFEEAKKIYPLRKVEIYKSKLLTVPGPDGKPQPAVVVSPLMYEIR